From the genome of Bradyrhizobium sp. G127:
CGCCTGGTGAACCGTTAAGCGTTCTCACGACGGGATCGTGATAAGAGCCGCCTCATCCAGCGGCCATTCAACTTGCAGTTTCTGCGACAAACGATCTTGCGTCGGGCAAGGCTTACGAACAAACTGTCGGTCATGCGCAGCGTTTCGACCAGAACGTCGCGAATCCCCGAAGAGATCGGCAATCTGATTGCCTCTCCGCAAGCCTATGCGCGCCAAAAGCAGCTGCTGTCCGCCTTCCGTGGGCTGCGCGAAAGCAACCCCGTCGGCCGGGTCGAGCTTGAGGATTTCGATCCATTTTGGGCGGTGACCCGCTGTGCTGATATCGTCGCCGTGAGCCGTCAGCACGAGATTTTCCACAATGGCGACCGTGCGACTGCGCTCGTGCCTCGCGCCACTGATGAAAAGGTCCGGGCGCTCATGCGCGGCAGTCCGCATCTTATTCGTACGCCGGTTCACATGGATGCGCCGGAACATCCAGCCTATCGCGCGATAACCCAGTCCTGGTTTACCCGGCAAAGCGTGTCGACACTGGAGGATCGTATACGCGGTGTTGCCCGTCATTGTCTGGATCGCATGAGCGCACTGGGAAGCGAATGCGAATTTGTCCACGATGTTGTACGACCGTTTCCGCTCCGGGTGATGCTGAGTATTCTTGGAATTCCGCAGGACGACGCGCCGGAGGTTCTCGCCCTCACCGAGAAGTTCTTTCAAGGTCAGGACGAGATCGACATTGCGGACAAGGCGTCAGCCAAAGACCCGGCGCGGCATGCGAAGCATTTGTTTCATGTGCTTTCCGAGTTTAGAACCTATTTCAAGCCGTTGATCGAGGCCCGTCTCAAGGCGCCGCGTGACGACGTCATTACGGCAATCGCGCACGCTAAAATCGACGGGACCTCCATTCGCTCCTTTGAGGCGATCAGCTATTTGCTGATCCTCGCCACAGCCGGACACCACACGACGTCCTCCTCCATCGCAGGCGGAGTGTGGGCGCTCTGTCAGCACCCGAATGAATTCAGAAAAGTTGCCGCGGATCGTGATCTGATCCCCAATCTTGCTGAGGAAGCGATACGCTGGACGACACCGGTCCAACATTTTATGCGTACCGCGGCGAGAGACACCGAATTGAATGGCCAACGCATTGCCGCCGGCGACTGGCTGATGCTGTGCTATTTGTCCGGAAGCCGGGACGAAGCCGTCTTCGATAATCCGGACTGCTTTTGCGTGGATCGTTCTTCCGAAGCGGCCATCGCGTTCGGGCACGGTGCCCACATTTGTCTTGGCCGGCATCTTGCTCGGCTTGAGATGCGCATTTTCTTCGAAGAGATGTTTGCCCGGATCGACCGCATCGAGTTGAACGGCGAGCCACGACGCTGCGCGTCCGTGTTTGTTGGCGGTCCGACGTATGTTCCGGTGCGATACAACATTGTTGCCGCGTAGTCGCCGTGGCTCAACAGAACGCGGCCGAAACCATTCAATTGGTGCCCTTCAGCCGCGAGCGACAACACCCTGAGCGCTGGAGCTTAAACTCGCAGGTGAAATCGGCATTTCAAGATTGGCGTAGAGTGCGTCTGCTATATAGAGAAGTTGATCCCCTTCGGTGGAGTGTCCCATTTGGAAATAGGTCTGTGCAAGACCTCTTTGGCAATGAGCCATCTCGGGGCGCAAGCCGAGTTCCGAAGCAATTTTGAGAGCTTCAAGATAGGAGGTTTCAGCCGCGTCCAGCTGTTTGGAGCGGTGACAGGCCTCAGCCATCAACCGGCGGGCCGAGGCTTCGACGGCGCGATAGTGATGGCGCGTCGCGAGATCTAACGCGCCCTCGGCCTCCGCAGTGACGCCATCGGCGCGGCCCGCCAGCAATTTGGCGAAGCCGAGATACACGGTCGACCACGCCACGCCGTAGGGAAATTTTGCGGATTGGGAAAACCCAACGGCTCTGGCGAGCAATTCGACACCGTCACTGGCGCGACCGATCAGGCTGTAAGTGTGCCCTAAACTCGTTGATAGAACAGGAACCAGAAAGCTGATCTGGGCCGAGCGGCAGATTTGATATCCGTGCTCCAGCGATGTAAGCGCGCCTGCCGCATCTCCTTGATGAGAGAGGACGAAACCGGCGTACCAGTAGGCAAGCGCCATGTCGTAGGGGCGGCGTACCTCGTCCGCGATTGCACAGGCTTGCTGAGCCGCCGCGGACGCCTGACGAAAATTGCCTAAGTAAGCGTGAGAGGCGGCGAGCATTCCCAACCATAAAACTGAACTCGTTCCGGTGGTTCCGATCCGCTCCTGTCGCAGCGGCCCGCTGGTCCACGATTGATTTTCTCGAAGCAGCGCCAAGGACTGCCGGAAATCGCCACGCCACATGTAGGCCTGTCCGAGAAAAGAACTCGCTGATAGTTCCAGAAGGTTGTTCTTGATCTCTCTTGCAATACGAAGGCCGCGCTCGCCGCATTCAACGCCAGCATCGAGATCACCTTGCCAGTTATGAACGAATGTCTGCGCGACGTTGATGGCGGCCAAACGAGGCCGGTCCTCGATCGAATGGGCCATGGCTTCGGCTTCGCGCAAGCACCTCTCAAGGGTTGGATATTCGGTGGTTGCGCCGAGGATTGCCCTGAGCCCCAAGCGGATATCGATCCCGATCTGAATATGGGTCTTATCCTGTGGCAAATGGGCAAGAGCCTGAATCGCCTGTTCAAAGAAGATGTGCGCTTCCCGATAAGCCGACAACTCGACTGCCTTGTCTCCGGCCTGGCGCGAATAGACCAGCGCTTCTTTCCACAATCCGCCGTTCAGGGCATGGTGACTCAAGCTTTCAACCATTTCCGCGAGGTTGCCGCTGTATTGGGATTCAATGGCCCTCAGAATCCGTCCATGCAGCTCTTGACGCGTCTTCGACAGCAGACCGCTATAGGCGACTTCATGGGTAAGGGCGTGCTTGAACCTGAACTGAAAGGAAGCCGTGTTGGGAACCTGATACAGAAAATCGGCGGCCTGCAGATCGGCAAGCAGTGCCTGCAAGTCGATGCGCGGGATTTCCGCGACTTCTTCCAGCAACGCGGCATGAACGTCGGGACCGATCGCGGATGCTGTCTGCAGCAAATCCCGCTGTGCGGGAGCCAAAAGATCGATGCGGCTGGCCAATACGGCTTGGACACTTTCCGGAATCTTGATGTCGTTGAGCTCCCGAACAAGATCGTAAGATCCCATGCGCCCCCGCAACACACCGCGCTCCACCAGAGACCTAATCGTTTCCTCGATAAAGAGCGGGATTCCGTCTGTTCGTCGAACGATCAGATCGCACAACTGCTCGTTGGTGTTATCGTTTCCAAGCATCGTGCGTACGAGGCGCTCCGCCGCGGGTCCATTGAGCGCCTCGACCTGAATCGCGCTATAATAATTCTTGCCGGCCCATTTGTGTTCGTATTCAGGACGACACGTCAGAATGA
Proteins encoded in this window:
- a CDS encoding cytochrome P450; translation: MRSVSTRTSRIPEEIGNLIASPQAYARQKQLLSAFRGLRESNPVGRVELEDFDPFWAVTRCADIVAVSRQHEIFHNGDRATALVPRATDEKVRALMRGSPHLIRTPVHMDAPEHPAYRAITQSWFTRQSVSTLEDRIRGVARHCLDRMSALGSECEFVHDVVRPFPLRVMLSILGIPQDDAPEVLALTEKFFQGQDEIDIADKASAKDPARHAKHLFHVLSEFRTYFKPLIEARLKAPRDDVITAIAHAKIDGTSIRSFEAISYLLILATAGHHTTSSSIAGGVWALCQHPNEFRKVAADRDLIPNLAEEAIRWTTPVQHFMRTAARDTELNGQRIAAGDWLMLCYLSGSRDEAVFDNPDCFCVDRSSEAAIAFGHGAHICLGRHLARLEMRIFFEEMFARIDRIELNGEPRRCASVFVGGPTYVPVRYNIVAA
- a CDS encoding adenylate/guanylate cyclase domain-containing protein, whose product is MENIAAPINLPRHLAKRLLESRAAIEGERKQITVLFADMKGSTSLIQDLDPEQVEQRLRPTLQLMIDAVHRYEGTINRIEGDGIMALFGAPLAYEDSAVRAAYAALDMQNAMRGASDAQPAIRVGLHAGEVLVRAVNTDLSVDYDAIGATVHLAARMEQMAAPGSIYCTANVARLAEGLITVNSLGPRAVKGFREPLELFEIVGHTSARTRWEVTAARGLTKFVSRDAELGILRDAMHEAVAGRGRLICVVGEPGAGKSRLVHEILHSPDAAAWTVLKTATASYTRNTPYLAFSNLIRTWFEIPEQATSDDVKRRIQAKISSFGEDLISAIPAIHSLLDLPVEDAEWLALEPMARRQKILAAGKSLILRGARSRPLLLWFEDMQWTDAETRTLLESIADEIESHRLLIILTCRPEYEHKWAGKNYYSAIQVEALNGPAAERLVRTMLGNDNTNEQLCDLIVRRTDGIPLFIEETIRSLVERGVLRGRMGSYDLVRELNDIKIPESVQAVLASRIDLLAPAQRDLLQTASAIGPDVHAALLEEVAEIPRIDLQALLADLQAADFLYQVPNTASFQFRFKHALTHEVAYSGLLSKTRQELHGRILRAIESQYSGNLAEMVESLSHHALNGGLWKEALVYSRQAGDKAVELSAYREAHIFFEQAIQALAHLPQDKTHIQIGIDIRLGLRAILGATTEYPTLERCLREAEAMAHSIEDRPRLAAINVAQTFVHNWQGDLDAGVECGERGLRIAREIKNNLLELSASSFLGQAYMWRGDFRQSLALLRENQSWTSGPLRQERIGTTGTSSVLWLGMLAASHAYLGNFRQASAAAQQACAIADEVRRPYDMALAYWYAGFVLSHQGDAAGALTSLEHGYQICRSAQISFLVPVLSTSLGHTYSLIGRASDGVELLARAVGFSQSAKFPYGVAWSTVYLGFAKLLAGRADGVTAEAEGALDLATRHHYRAVEASARRLMAEACHRSKQLDAAETSYLEALKIASELGLRPEMAHCQRGLAQTYFQMGHSTEGDQLLYIADALYANLEMPISPASLSSSAQGVVARG